In Alphaproteobacteria bacterium, the sequence CGGCACATGCAGCGCCGCACCGCCGGCGCGCACCAGCGACAGGCCCTGCGCCCCGCGCGTCGCCAGCACGTGCTCGAGACCCAGCCGGGCGATCAGGGCACGCGACGCCGCCTCGATCTCGGCATCGCTGCCGGCCGGCATGCCGGTGGCGTCGGCGAGCTCGTGGCGATTGGGCGTCAGGGAGGTCGCGCCGGCGTAGACGCCGTAGTCGCGGCCCTTGGGATCGACGATCACCGGCCGGCCGGCCGCGCGCGCCGCGCCGATGATGTCGCGCGCCACGCCTTCGGCCAGCACGCCCTTGCCGTAATCCGAGAGGATCACGACGTCGCATTCGGCCAGCGACGGCGCCACGCGCGCCAGCAGGTTCTGCCGCGCCGTGGCCGACAGCGGTGCCGCCAGCTCGCGATCCGCCCGCAGCAATTGCTGCGCGCCGCCGATGAAGCGGTTCTTCACCGTGCTGACGCGCCCGGACTCGATTACCAGCTGCGCCTCGATGGCGCGCTCCTCGCCCATCAGGCCGGCGATCTCGCGTCCCGCGGTGTCGCCGCCGGCGGCGGTGGCGAAGATCGCCTGCGCGCCCAGCGCCGCCAGGTTGCGCGCGACGTTTCCGGCGCCGCCCAGCATCGCGCTCTCGCGCTCGATGCGCAGCACCGGGATCGGCGCTTCCGGCGAGATGCGCTCGACGGTGCCGTAGATGTAGCGGTCGAGCATGACGTCGCCGACCACCAGCACGCGCACCGAGCCCAGCGCCGGCAGGCGGGCGAACAGCGCATCGGTGTCGATCATGGCTCGCCGCCCGCCAGGCCAAGCGCGATCTCGACCGCACCGCACAGCATCTGACCCAGCGTGAGGTGCATCTCCTGGATGCGCGCCACGGTCGGTGACGGCACGATCAGGCAGGGATCGGCCACGCCGCGCAGTTCGCCGCCGTCGCCGCCGCCCAGCGCCACCGGCACCAGCCCCTGGCCGCGGGCCTGCGAGAGGCCCTGGAGCACGTTGCGGCTGCGGCCGGATGTCGAGATGCCCATGGCGATGTCGCCCGGCCGGCCCAGCGCCTCGATCTGGCGCGCGAAGACGCGCTCGAAGCCCAGATCGTTGCCGGCGGCGGTCAGCGTCGCGGCCTCGGCGGTCAACGCCATCGCCGGCAGGGCGCGGCGGTCGGCGCGATAGCGCACGGAGAATTCGCTGGCGATGTGCTGGGCGTCGGCGGCGCTGCCGCCATTGCCGAAGATCATCAGCTTGTGGCCGTCGGCGAAGGCGCGGGCGCAGACCTCGACGAGGCGCGCGAAATCCTCGCGCAGCGCGCGCCGCGTCTCGGCGGCGACGGCGAGATGCTCGTCGAGCTCGCGGGCCCAGTAGGCGTCGAGGGATCGCAGGCGCTGGCGCAGTGTCGCGTGGGCGTCGTCAGGCACGGCGACGATTGTGAATCAAAGGCGAGGCCATATCCACCTCGGCAATGCGATGGCAGGATGCGGGTCGAATGTCCCGACGACGCGCCTACCGTTTCGCCGCCCTCGACAACGCCTGGATCCACGTCGACAGCGATGCGGCGCTGGAGCCCTTCCATCGCCGATTCCTCGCCCTGTGGCCGATGGTCGAAGGCAACGGTGCTCCGCCCGACATCGTCATCCAGGCGCTGGCCGACGACCTCGATGCCTACGTGCTGCGTCACCCCGCCCTGCCCGAAGGCAGCCTGCGCGTTGCCAGCGCCGAGGAGGCGGCCAATCAGATCGTTTCGCTGCTGGTGGCCGAGGCGATCGAGCGCTCGCCGCGCCTGGTCTCGCTGCACGCCGGCGCAGCGCGCGTCGGCGACGGGCTGATCGTGCTGCCCGGCGACTCGATGAGCGGCAAGAGCACCTTGTCCCTGCAGCTCGCGGCGCGCGGAGCGCGCTTCGTCGCCGACGACCGCCTGCTGGTCGGCGACGGCGCCGCGCTGGGGGGCGAGGGCGGTCCCGCCGGCGTCGCGCTCGGCCTGACGCCGCGCGTGCGCCTGCCGATCCATCCCGCCGCCGGAGCCGACTATATCGCGTTCATCGAGCGCCATATGACCGTCGAGCACCACGACGAGGATGGTGCCGCGATCATCGCCACGGTCGATCCGCAGAGCATCGGCGGCGCGCCGTTCGGCGAGATCGCGCCGCTGTCGGCGATCGTCGTGCCGCGCCGCGTCGAAGGCGACGAGAGCGCGCTCGATTTGCGGCCATTGCCGCGCGGCCAAGCGGCGCTGGCGCTGCTTCGCCAGGCGGCGACGCCGGCGGTCGATGCCGCCGAGCTGGTCGGCATGATGGGCTCGCTGGCCGCCGGCGTAACCTGCTGGTCGCTGGCCTACGGCTCCAGCGCCCGCGCCGCCGACCGACTGATGCGCCCGCTTGGCGGTTGACCCGGACCCCGCTCGCACCCGACAAACCGCTATGGCTCTGCTGCAGCGCAATCCCGACATGACCGTCACGACGATGGAGGACGGCACCTTCGTCGTCGATCCGGCGACGCAGGCGATCTTCTATCTCGACACCCTGGCGGGCGGCGTATGGACCGCGCTCGCCGAGCCGATGAGCGCGGCCGATCTCGAGGCGCTACTGATCGATGCGTTCCCCGATCTGCCGCGCGAGACCATCGCCGCCGACCTTGCCGCCCTGCTGCGGACCATGGCCGAGCGCGGCCTGCTGCTCACGACGGGCTGAGCCGCGCCTCCGGCGGAATGCCGTCGCCGCGGCGCAGCAGCCCGCGCAGGCGGCGCAGGTTGAGGGCCACGAAGGTGGCGGGCTCGCGCGCCAGCAGGGCTTCGCGGGCCAACAGGCCGGCGGCGCCCGGATCGCGCGGGAACATCGCCAGCCAGTCGGCCAGCATTCGCGTGAAGGCCCGGCCGGGCAGCCCGGTGGGCCGCCGTGACAGGTCCGGCGGCACCAGAGCCTGCGGCAGGCCGAGTGCCACCATCAGCGCCAGGGTGGCATTGAGCGCCGGCATCAGCGCCGCGCGGCTGCCGCGCCGCTCGATCTCCCGCCAGTCGAGAACGCCGTCGTGGCGCATCAGCAGCCGCGACAGATCGATCACCTTGGACAGGGTGGGCGCAAAGAAGCGATCCTTGGCGATGTTGGAGACGGCGATCAGCAGGGCGTGCTCGGGCGAGGGTGCGGTGAAGCTGCCATGGGCATAGGCGATCCGGCGGGCCGCCTTGCGCACGTCGTCGGCCGGCAGGCCGTCGTGCAGCGGCCAGGAATCGGCCTCGACGTGCAGGTCGATGTTGCACAGCCCATCGGGCGAGAAGAACGGCACGAAGCTGGCGTCAGAGACGAATCCCCATCGCCGCCGGCCGTCGGCGGCGAAGGCATAGCTGCGCTTGCCGAACAGGTCGATGACCGGCGCCAGCTGGTCGCGCCGCAGCAGCACGTCGAGATCGCCCGAGATGCGTGCGGCGGGCTCGCCGTAGAGGGCGTGGGCATGGGCGAAGCCCTTCAGCGCCACGGGCTCCAGTCCGGCATCCTGCATCAGGCGAACGGCCTCGGCCTGGGCGCCAAGCGTCAGCCGTGCCACCATCAAGGCCTGCCGGGCGACCACCGGGTCGATCGGCGCGGGCATCCCCGACGTGATCAGTGGCTCCAGAAGACTCGCCACCCAGGCGGGCGACAGCCGCCGGGCGAGGCGCTGCCCCAGGAACGAGAGGCCGGCTTCCGTCGGCGGCGACGCGGGCGGCTTGCCGGTCAGCAGCACCGCCCAAAGCGCTCGCGCGGCAGCCTCGATGCCCTCCATCGACTCCATCCCGGATCATCCCTGCGTCGCCAGAGGCCCCCGTCAAATGACGCGCCATTGCCCGTATGTTACAGTGACACCTTAACATACCGACGCCACCGGAGCGGGTTCCGACCCGAGATGACCAACCTCGTCTTTTGGCTGCTGATCGCGACGGTGGCGATCGCACCCCTGCCCTTCGCCTCGAACCGGCCGCTGCCCTGGAGCGTGCTGTCGGCGATCGTCGCCGTGCTGCTGGTGCTGTGGGGCGTCGACCGCATCCGTGCCGTCCTGCGGGGCGGCGCGACGGTCATGATGCCGTCCTCGGCCTCGACCGACGGGCCGCCACCGCCCGCACCGGCGGCAGTGGTGATCGACCGCATCGCCCTGGTGTTCGCGGCCGTCTTCGGCGCGCTCATCGTCTGGTACTGGTTCCAGACCTCGCCGGCCAGCGCGGGGCTGGCGCATCCCGCCTGGGCCGAGGCGGCCCGCGCGCTGGGTGAGCCGCTCAATGGTGCCATCGCGCTCGATCCCGGCGTCGGCGCGCACCAGGCAATGAAGCTTCTGGCCTATGGCGGCGTGTTCTTCCTCGCATTCATGCTCTGCCGCGACCGCCAGCGCGCGCGTTGGGCTTTCATCGTGCTCGCCGCCGTCGGGCTGGCCTATGCCGCCTATGGCCTGTTCGCGATGTTCGCCGGCTACAAGACGATCCTCGGCATCGTGCCCTCGGCCTATTCGCGCAGCGTCACCTCGACCTTCATCAACCGCAACTCCTACGCAACCTATGGCGGGCTCTGCGTCATCATCGCCATGGCGCCGCTGCTGTCGGAGCTGCGCCGCGTGATGCGCAGCGGCACCTCGCCGATCGCCATGCTGCGCACGGTGTCGGAGGAAGCCACCCCGGT encodes:
- the rfaE1 gene encoding D-glycero-beta-D-manno-heptose-7-phosphate kinase, whose translation is MIDTDALFARLPALGSVRVLVVGDVMLDRYIYGTVERISPEAPIPVLRIERESAMLGGAGNVARNLAALGAQAIFATAAGGDTAGREIAGLMGEERAIEAQLVIESGRVSTVKNRFIGGAQQLLRADRELAAPLSATARQNLLARVAPSLAECDVVILSDYGKGVLAEGVARDIIGAARAAGRPVIVDPKGRDYGVYAGATSLTPNRHELADATGMPAGSDAEIEAASRALIARLGLEHVLATRGAQGLSLVRAGGAALHVPARSVEVFDVSGAGDTVIATFAAALGGGLTGEDAASLANVAAALVVAKLGTATCSLAELARGLLGGGGTDPHASKIADLARLRDEVARWRQAGLKVGFTNGCFDLLHPGHVSLMRQARAACDRLVVGLNSDDSVRRLKGAGRPVNGETARATVLASLADVDLVTVFTEDTPLGLIEAIRPDVLVKGADYTRETVVGADLVESWGGRIVLAALAEGHSTTATIRRLGGA
- a CDS encoding SIS domain-containing protein, coding for MRSLDAYWARELDEHLAVAAETRRALREDFARLVEVCARAFADGHKLMIFGNGGSAADAQHIASEFSVRYRADRRALPAMALTAEAATLTAAGNDLGFERVFARQIEALGRPGDIAMGISTSGRSRNVLQGLSQARGQGLVPVALGGGDGGELRGVADPCLIVPSPTVARIQEMHLTLGQMLCGAVEIALGLAGGEP
- a CDS encoding PqqD family protein, whose translation is MALLQRNPDMTVTTMEDGTFVVDPATQAIFYLDTLAGGVWTALAEPMSAADLEALLIDAFPDLPRETIAADLAALLRTMAERGLLLTTG
- a CDS encoding nucleotidyltransferase family protein, with product MESMEGIEAAARALWAVLLTGKPPASPPTEAGLSFLGQRLARRLSPAWVASLLEPLITSGMPAPIDPVVARQALMVARLTLGAQAEAVRLMQDAGLEPVALKGFAHAHALYGEPAARISGDLDVLLRRDQLAPVIDLFGKRSYAFAADGRRRWGFVSDASFVPFFSPDGLCNIDLHVEADSWPLHDGLPADDVRKAARRIAYAHGSFTAPSPEHALLIAVSNIAKDRFFAPTLSKVIDLSRLLMRHDGVLDWREIERRGSRAALMPALNATLALMVALGLPQALVPPDLSRRPTGLPGRAFTRMLADWLAMFPRDPGAAGLLAREALLAREPATFVALNLRRLRGLLRRGDGIPPEARLSPS